The following are encoded in a window of Acidicapsa ligni genomic DNA:
- a CDS encoding alkaline phosphatase family protein, with translation MIRISIRLLKSVLAFNALLSCLTAVAASPAENQKPIVIVISLDGLPARALQDPRLPMPTLRSLASSGAAAEAMQPINPTVTWPNHTTLISGVDASHHYVMANGLITFPQDGSAPDVKPWVDKAELVHARTLYEAANEQGLTTAQVDWVAIYGAKGVDWEFREKPDPDGEIARELVANGTATREQIAAFTNDSSPAWRDQIWTDAAIDILRNHRPNLLLLHLLETDTIQHGSAPFSNPAYAAYAYADYCVKRVVDTARELGILDRTTFFVVSDHGFTSYTHVIQPNVALLQQGLLKKQDGRVVGNVWVNSEGGAAELYIRDEKARAKLIPQLKAYFSGIPGIAHVYTNAEAQAIGLPAEANTDQAPQLYLTAAPDYAFGDDTNGPLARVLHEPRGAHGYMNTMPDMQALFVASGAAIRRGIHLGAISNLQVAPTIAAILGVQLPAAEQPALKEIIR, from the coding sequence TTGATTCGTATTTCCATTCGCCTGCTGAAATCCGTTCTCGCCTTCAATGCTCTTCTCTCGTGTCTCACTGCCGTTGCCGCGTCTCCCGCAGAGAATCAAAAGCCGATCGTCATCGTCATCAGCCTGGATGGACTGCCTGCACGCGCGCTGCAGGATCCGCGATTGCCCATGCCGACTCTACGCTCTCTGGCCTCTTCCGGCGCTGCGGCAGAAGCCATGCAGCCCATCAACCCCACCGTGACCTGGCCCAATCACACCACGCTCATCTCAGGCGTCGATGCGAGCCACCACTATGTCATGGCAAATGGTCTCATCACCTTCCCTCAGGACGGTAGCGCTCCGGACGTGAAACCCTGGGTCGATAAAGCAGAGTTGGTTCACGCGCGCACGCTGTACGAGGCCGCCAACGAGCAAGGTCTGACAACGGCTCAGGTGGATTGGGTCGCTATCTATGGCGCAAAGGGCGTCGATTGGGAGTTCCGCGAAAAGCCCGATCCCGATGGAGAGATTGCCCGCGAGCTGGTTGCCAACGGCACCGCAACTCGGGAGCAGATTGCGGCATTTACCAACGACAGCAGTCCGGCCTGGCGGGATCAGATCTGGACCGACGCAGCCATTGATATTCTTCGCAACCACCGCCCGAACCTGCTGCTGCTCCATCTGCTTGAGACCGACACGATTCAGCATGGAAGCGCCCCATTTAGCAATCCCGCATACGCCGCTTATGCCTATGCCGATTATTGTGTGAAGCGTGTTGTCGACACCGCACGAGAGCTCGGCATTCTCGATCGCACCACTTTTTTTGTAGTCTCGGATCACGGTTTTACTTCGTATACCCACGTCATCCAACCGAACGTAGCTCTATTGCAGCAGGGCCTTCTGAAAAAGCAGGACGGTCGTGTTGTTGGGAACGTGTGGGTCAACTCTGAGGGAGGTGCGGCAGAGCTTTACATTCGGGATGAGAAGGCGCGCGCGAAACTCATTCCGCAATTGAAGGCTTACTTTTCCGGCATACCCGGTATTGCGCATGTCTATACGAATGCTGAGGCTCAAGCGATCGGACTTCCCGCTGAAGCAAATACCGATCAGGCTCCTCAGCTTTATCTCACTGCCGCGCCTGATTACGCTTTCGGCGACGATACAAATGGCCCTCTCGCGCGAGTCTTGCACGAGCCTCGCGGTGCGCATGGTTATATGAACACCATGCCCGATATGCAGGCCCTGTTTGTAGCCTCAGGAGCAGCGATTCGTCGCGGCATACATCTCGGCGCAATATCGAACCTGCAGGTTGCGCCGACAATCGCAGCGATCCTCGGTGTACAGCTACCCGCAGCAGAGCAGCCGGCGCTCAAAGAAATAATCCGCTGA
- a CDS encoding TonB-dependent receptor, whose product MLSKRIWVFCLVLLLLIVHAGFAQTTGGSLVGAVHDSSGAVISNATVTAVETATNALTRATTNTKGEYELLDLKPGMYTLHIEAAGFRSYDQSGIHLELNQHGSQDVILPVGSVQQNVEVQADVSGLDTVSAAMTSEVDGTDIANLPLNTRESYSLLELIPGYSGSIGNDYNAVSYSIDGGDNEYGDILVDGTPAGFPTVNGFQGVGIFPSVDAIGEFRMMGQNYQAEYGRTLDGVLNVVYKNGTNQFHGSAFEFIRNNAFDANDFFSNLNNSPLPAFHRNQYGGTLGGPIYKDKTFFFVSTELLFQNAFQSITATVPTDLQRQGDFSQTFGSNNQLIQMYNPFSTRKDPTTGNYVRDPFVGNKITQDQLAPYGAHISQVALSALKYYPEPNVVGDPVTNANNYFASGSAVQETLAWDVRVDHTLTPRQKIFARYSNRYFGNNPNPLYPQQDAIAEGLIDAQDFSRGVTLGYTATPTLKSIFDFRLGFARTLYEYFNTSLGFQASSLGLPGNINTFGGVDIFPYFNPSGYQSLGNEGNRHNAFMTYSMLSSYTWVHGEHTFKFGFDGRIIRVNDNESNDSSGAFNFSTGFTQGPNPNAASANSGNGVASMLLGTGTGDMIQAFKDVATQSFYYAGYAQDDWRIAPKVTLNLGLRYDIDLPRTERFNRMNYFNPNVASPLASALPGLTGGLVFVGVNGNSRYQYNIDANNFAPRFGVSWAVSPSTVVHAGAALVYGASNQAAAGTVGPYGFRVQNTWVGSLDGITPFNTLDNPFPQGFQPPPGAADGLSTGAGGAIEGVYKNSPTPYMIQWGLDVQQTLPGKITLDVAYVANRGRQLLQSYEGGMDFDQLPTADLALGSSLNDTVANPFFGQITTNTLSAQTTSRGQLLKLYPQYTSMEPLRFSGGNSQYDALQLSFAKRLSHGLQVQMSYVWSKNYDNNSDHQDSFNPMADYAISYQDIRQRFVGSYIYQLPFGRGQIFGSNIPRWEDAVLGGWQVNGITTLQGGNPLQINASNDLSNFNFQNLYANTNFQNASLSGSIKNRLNHFFNTADFSQPAPFMLGNGPAYYDKLRSPGLANTDFSIFKEFHPVEKVKAEFRAEAFNVFNHENFGGPDTGVTDNTFGVINSSQSGTNPRQLQFALKLLF is encoded by the coding sequence ATGTTATCCAAAAGGATTTGGGTATTCTGCTTAGTTTTATTGCTCCTGATAGTTCATGCTGGTTTTGCTCAAACCACAGGTGGAAGCCTGGTGGGAGCCGTGCATGACTCATCTGGAGCAGTCATCAGTAACGCTACAGTCACCGCTGTCGAGACCGCGACCAACGCCCTCACGCGGGCAACGACCAACACAAAAGGCGAATATGAGCTGCTCGATCTGAAGCCGGGCATGTATACGCTTCACATCGAAGCGGCTGGCTTTCGAAGCTATGACCAAAGCGGCATTCACCTGGAATTGAATCAGCACGGCTCGCAGGATGTGATCCTGCCAGTGGGGTCGGTGCAGCAGAATGTCGAAGTGCAAGCTGACGTGTCGGGGCTGGATACCGTCTCGGCGGCAATGACCAGTGAGGTCGACGGCACAGATATTGCCAACCTGCCTCTGAATACCCGCGAATCCTATTCGCTGTTGGAACTCATTCCCGGCTACTCGGGTTCAATCGGCAACGACTATAACGCGGTGTCCTATTCCATTGACGGCGGCGACAACGAGTATGGCGACATCCTGGTGGACGGCACGCCGGCGGGCTTCCCGACAGTCAATGGCTTTCAGGGCGTTGGCATATTTCCTTCGGTCGATGCCATCGGCGAGTTCCGTATGATGGGGCAAAACTACCAGGCCGAATATGGACGCACCCTCGATGGCGTCCTGAACGTGGTCTACAAGAACGGCACCAACCAGTTTCACGGCAGCGCATTTGAGTTCATCCGCAACAACGCATTCGATGCGAACGACTTTTTCTCCAACCTCAACAATTCTCCGCTTCCGGCCTTCCATCGCAATCAGTACGGAGGAACTCTGGGCGGCCCCATCTATAAAGACAAGACCTTCTTCTTTGTCTCAACCGAACTGCTCTTTCAGAACGCCTTCCAGTCGATCACCGCGACGGTGCCGACCGATCTGCAGCGCCAGGGGGACTTTTCGCAGACCTTCGGCTCGAACAATCAGCTCATCCAGATGTACAACCCCTTCTCAACCCGCAAAGACCCTACTACAGGGAACTATGTTCGTGATCCCTTCGTCGGCAACAAAATCACTCAGGATCAGCTAGCGCCGTACGGGGCGCATATCAGTCAGGTCGCTCTGAGTGCCCTCAAATACTATCCCGAGCCGAACGTCGTCGGGGATCCTGTCACGAATGCTAACAACTACTTCGCCAGCGGTAGCGCCGTGCAGGAAACCCTCGCCTGGGATGTGCGCGTTGACCATACACTCACTCCGCGGCAGAAGATCTTCGCCCGCTATTCCAATCGCTATTTTGGCAACAACCCCAATCCACTCTATCCGCAGCAGGATGCGATTGCGGAAGGTCTGATCGACGCCCAGGATTTTTCACGCGGCGTAACACTGGGCTACACTGCTACCCCGACCTTGAAGTCGATCTTCGATTTCCGTCTTGGCTTCGCGCGGACGCTCTATGAGTACTTCAACACGAGCCTTGGTTTTCAGGCCTCATCGCTGGGCCTGCCCGGAAACATCAACACCTTCGGCGGCGTAGACATCTTCCCGTACTTCAATCCAAGCGGCTATCAATCCTTAGGTAATGAAGGCAATCGTCACAATGCCTTCATGACTTACAGCATGCTCTCCTCTTACACATGGGTACACGGCGAGCACACCTTCAAGTTCGGCTTCGATGGCCGGATCATCCGCGTCAACGACAACGAGAGCAACGACAGCTCAGGCGCTTTCAACTTCAGCACAGGCTTCACGCAGGGCCCGAACCCGAACGCCGCCAGCGCCAACAGCGGCAACGGAGTTGCCTCCATGCTGCTCGGTACCGGCACCGGCGATATGATTCAGGCCTTCAAGGACGTAGCGACTCAGAGCTTCTACTATGCAGGCTATGCGCAGGACGACTGGCGTATCGCCCCGAAGGTCACGTTGAATCTGGGCTTGCGCTACGATATCGATCTACCGCGCACAGAGCGCTTCAACCGAATGAACTACTTTAACCCCAATGTTGCTTCGCCTTTAGCGAGTGCGCTGCCGGGATTGACCGGTGGTCTGGTCTTTGTCGGAGTCAATGGGAACAGCCGTTATCAATACAACATTGATGCCAATAACTTCGCGCCGCGCTTTGGCGTTTCCTGGGCAGTAAGTCCGTCGACCGTCGTGCACGCTGGCGCGGCCCTCGTCTATGGCGCTTCTAACCAGGCGGCTGCCGGCACGGTTGGCCCGTACGGCTTCCGCGTGCAGAACACCTGGGTTGGCTCACTCGATGGCATCACGCCCTTCAACACGCTCGACAACCCCTTTCCGCAGGGATTCCAGCCCCCTCCAGGTGCAGCCGATGGCCTTTCTACAGGTGCGGGTGGTGCAATTGAAGGTGTCTACAAGAACTCGCCGACGCCGTACATGATTCAGTGGGGTCTCGATGTTCAGCAGACCCTGCCGGGCAAGATCACCTTAGACGTAGCCTATGTCGCGAATCGTGGCCGTCAGTTGCTGCAAAGCTACGAAGGCGGCATGGACTTCGATCAGCTTCCAACCGCAGATCTTGCTCTTGGCTCTTCATTGAACGACACCGTAGCCAATCCGTTCTTTGGCCAGATCACGACGAATACGCTATCCGCTCAGACAACCTCGCGCGGACAGCTTCTCAAACTCTACCCGCAGTACACCAGCATGGAGCCTCTGCGTTTCTCAGGTGGTAACTCGCAGTATGATGCCCTGCAACTGTCCTTCGCGAAGCGCCTTTCTCATGGACTGCAAGTGCAGATGTCCTATGTCTGGTCGAAGAACTACGACAACAACAGCGACCACCAGGACAGCTTCAATCCTATGGCCGACTACGCGATCAGCTATCAGGACATTCGCCAGCGCTTCGTCGGAAGCTACATCTACCAGTTGCCGTTTGGCCGCGGTCAGATCTTCGGCAGCAACATTCCCCGCTGGGAGGATGCTGTGCTCGGCGGCTGGCAGGTGAACGGCATCACAACGCTCCAGGGTGGAAACCCACTGCAGATCAATGCAAGCAACGATCTTTCAAACTTCAACTTTCAGAACCTTTACGCCAATACGAACTTCCAGAATGCATCGCTCTCTGGCTCCATCAAGAACCGCCTGAATCACTTCTTCAACACGGCAGACTTCAGTCAGCCGGCGCCTTTCATGCTTGGCAACGGCCCGGCTTATTACGACAAGCTCCGCTCGCCAGGGCTTGCCAACACGGACTTTTCTATCTTCAAGGAATTCCATCCTGTTGAGAAGGTGAAGGCAGAGTTCCGCGCAGAAGCCTTCAACGTCTTCAATCATGAGAATTTCGGCGGCCCCGATACCGGCGTGACAGACAACACCTTCGGTGTCATCAACTCATCGCAGTCTGGAACCAACCCACGTCAGTTGCAGTTCGCTCTCAAACTCCTGTTCTAA